A genomic window from Luteolibacter sp. LG18 includes:
- a CDS encoding CHASE2 domain-containing protein, with the protein MTSLRAITRKRSVRKALVAFLGSALVALVLVLPFPLFRPLQDIAKRADRGVWDYFLRMTGGPKERQDIVLLGIDDPSLSGTDVDPQVVASDPILGMMTTRFPWDRSVWAAAIDKLSDAGAKLIVVDLLFSEETFPQSDLDLAEAIERHRGKVILASAFSESGVKDGSEMVYSLTEPIPELFGPGPEQTRCGYVNFNPDEDGVVRSVSYYTTLSAMNGRPHQDSEPVYSLAGEILRAMGKPVPEGRMEMRLALGTEEGAKSIYAPRGVRSIFIPNDWKQNYDNGRFFRDKIVVIGPTAPRFQDRHATIGGVITGPQLHLQALTCALEGAYVHPVDKEHAVWTWLLLLLSAVAAAVAWSAWVKRPIVSAFGAVGLAITVLVASYFIAAKALVLLAVVLVVGTFLAGWALAQSYDLVTEKLERGRLHREFRRFVSRDVADTLVRDPDLYRGVATGRRRRVVVLFSDVRGFTSRSEDSDPAELVAQLNEYLSRMVDIVFKHGGTLDKFIGDAVMAHWGALEEGDEADHARQAVEAAREMLEALDELNEKWSGEGREPFKIGVGLHLGEVLAGEIGSKERTEFGVIGDAVNLASRIEGMTKYFAVPLLVSGAVVDATEGSGKLRCVGRIRVKGRHEPVELYTLSRDRDLDERFAAALALFQKGEFTSAAEAFRELLREDPDDGAASRLAKWSADYEVEPPQSWDGTVIMDSK; encoded by the coding sequence ATGACAAGCCTGCGCGCGATCACCCGGAAACGCTCGGTCCGGAAGGCGCTGGTGGCGTTCCTGGGCAGCGCGCTGGTGGCGCTGGTGCTGGTATTGCCGTTTCCGTTGTTCCGGCCGCTGCAGGATATCGCGAAGAGAGCCGATCGTGGGGTTTGGGACTACTTTCTCCGGATGACAGGTGGCCCCAAGGAGCGGCAGGACATCGTGCTGCTCGGGATTGACGACCCCAGTCTCTCCGGTACGGACGTCGATCCGCAGGTGGTCGCGAGCGATCCGATCCTGGGCATGATGACCACGCGCTTTCCGTGGGACCGGTCGGTGTGGGCGGCGGCCATCGATAAGTTGTCGGATGCGGGGGCCAAGTTGATCGTCGTCGATCTGCTGTTCTCGGAGGAGACGTTCCCCCAATCGGACCTGGATCTCGCCGAGGCCATCGAACGCCACCGTGGCAAGGTGATCTTGGCTTCCGCCTTTTCGGAAAGCGGGGTGAAGGATGGCTCCGAGATGGTTTACAGCCTGACGGAGCCCATTCCGGAGCTTTTCGGGCCAGGGCCGGAGCAGACGCGCTGTGGATACGTGAACTTCAATCCGGATGAGGACGGTGTCGTGCGTTCCGTTTCCTATTACACCACGCTCAGCGCGATGAACGGGAGGCCTCACCAGGACTCGGAGCCCGTCTATTCGCTCGCCGGGGAAATTCTGCGGGCGATGGGGAAACCGGTGCCGGAGGGGCGGATGGAAATGCGGCTGGCTCTTGGCACGGAGGAGGGCGCGAAGAGCATCTATGCCCCGCGCGGCGTCCGCTCAATCTTCATTCCGAACGACTGGAAACAGAACTACGACAACGGTCGTTTCTTCCGGGACAAGATCGTGGTCATCGGGCCGACCGCGCCCCGCTTTCAAGACCGGCATGCCACGATCGGCGGTGTGATCACCGGGCCGCAACTCCACCTTCAGGCGCTGACCTGTGCACTGGAGGGCGCGTATGTCCACCCGGTGGACAAGGAGCATGCCGTTTGGACCTGGCTGCTGTTGCTGCTCTCAGCCGTGGCCGCGGCGGTGGCTTGGTCCGCGTGGGTGAAACGTCCGATTGTTTCCGCGTTCGGGGCGGTGGGGTTGGCGATCACTGTGCTGGTGGCCTCCTATTTCATCGCCGCCAAAGCCCTCGTGTTGCTCGCGGTGGTATTGGTGGTCGGGACGTTCCTCGCCGGTTGGGCGCTGGCGCAATCCTATGACTTGGTGACCGAAAAACTCGAACGCGGCCGCCTCCACCGCGAGTTCCGGCGTTTCGTGTCGCGCGATGTGGCGGACACGCTGGTCCGCGATCCGGATCTCTACCGCGGGGTCGCCACCGGTCGGCGTCGGCGGGTGGTGGTGCTGTTTTCCGACGTCCGGGGTTTCACCAGCCGCTCCGAGGACAGCGATCCGGCGGAGCTGGTGGCGCAGCTCAATGAATACCTGTCCCGGATGGTGGACATCGTGTTCAAGCACGGCGGCACCCTCGACAAGTTCATCGGCGATGCCGTGATGGCGCACTGGGGGGCGCTGGAGGAGGGGGACGAGGCCGATCACGCCCGGCAGGCGGTTGAGGCCGCGCGGGAGATGTTGGAGGCCCTCGACGAGCTGAATGAAAAATGGAGTGGGGAAGGCCGCGAGCCGTTCAAGATCGGCGTCGGCCTGCACCTTGGCGAGGTGCTGGCCGGAGAGATCGGCTCGAAGGAGCGCACCGAGTTCGGCGTGATCGGGGATGCCGTGAACCTCGCCTCCCGCATCGAGGGGATGACGAAATACTTCGCCGTGCCGCTGCTGGTGTCCGGCGCGGTGGTGGATGCCACGGAAGGCAGCGGCAAGCTTCGCTGCGTGGGGCGCATCCGGGTGAAGGGCCGCCACGAACCGGTGGAACTCTACACCTTGTCCCGCGATCGCGATCTGGATGAACGCTTCGCCGCCGCGCTGGCCTTGTTCCAAAAAGGCGAGTTCACTTCCGCGGCCGAGGCCTTCCGGGAACTCCTGCGCGAGGATCCCGACGACGGTGCGGCCAGCCGCCTGGCGAAATGGTCCGCGGATTACGAGGTCGAGCCGCCCCAATCGTGGGACGGCACCGTCATCATGGACAGCAAATGA
- a CDS encoding FecR family protein: MKTAFLITTVSLLALAVGQADPLKSAKVTVAVNEVKILPDAQSARPAQIGDTVSGSTSVETGRRSRAELTFTDNTITRLGQNSVFSFRAGGRDMELSQGTILLQVPKINGGATIRTATVTAAITGTTVMFEYSPSKWIKLVTLEGKQKLRINGRKDVIEVPAGKMLIMHPNGQILQMPLTVDIARMVATSALTGKNGNFGPLPPVAENLIAAEIEKQKQQKRTGDLIPTFSIITGPGGRVGDLSTLGRSVDSFHPEFNNPDFIQTGPGGLTTGP, from the coding sequence ATGAAAACGGCCTTCCTCATCACCACCGTTTCGCTGCTGGCGCTAGCCGTCGGCCAGGCGGATCCGCTCAAGTCCGCCAAGGTCACCGTGGCGGTCAACGAGGTGAAGATCCTCCCGGACGCCCAATCGGCCCGCCCGGCCCAGATCGGGGACACGGTCAGCGGCTCCACCTCGGTGGAAACCGGCCGCCGCTCGCGCGCGGAATTGACGTTCACCGACAACACCATCACCCGCCTCGGCCAGAACTCCGTCTTCTCCTTCCGCGCCGGCGGGCGGGACATGGAGCTTTCCCAGGGCACCATCCTGCTCCAGGTGCCGAAAATCAACGGCGGAGCCACGATCCGCACCGCCACAGTGACCGCCGCCATCACCGGCACCACCGTGATGTTCGAGTACAGCCCCTCGAAGTGGATCAAGCTGGTGACCTTGGAGGGCAAGCAGAAGCTCCGCATCAACGGCCGCAAGGACGTGATCGAGGTGCCCGCCGGGAAAATGCTCATCATGCACCCGAACGGCCAGATCCTCCAGATGCCGCTCACCGTCGACATCGCCCGCATGGTGGCCACCTCCGCCCTGACCGGCAAAAACGGCAACTTCGGCCCCCTGCCCCCGGTGGCGGAGAACCTGATCGCCGCGGAAATCGAGAAACAGAAGCAGCAGAAGCGCACCGGCGACCTGATCCCCACCTTCTCGATCATCACCGGCCCGGGTGGGCGCGTCGGAGATCTCTCGACCCTCGGCCGCTCGGTGGACAGCTTCCACCCGGAATTCAACAATCCGGACTTCATCCAGACCGGTCCCGGCGGCCTCACCACCGGCCCGTGA
- a CDS encoding BrnT family toxin produces the protein MELDIIDVHFDLRDIKPKEIEEALEDPFSVRFMPDVDRSDGEARFYALGRTVSDRYLFLCFRTDGKATRIIAARNMSDGEQRFYDRKYNELR, from the coding sequence ATGGAACTCGACATCATCGACGTGCATTTCGACCTCCGGGACATCAAACCGAAGGAGATCGAGGAAGCGCTCGAGGATCCGTTTTCCGTCCGCTTCATGCCGGATGTGGACCGTTCCGATGGCGAGGCCCGCTTCTACGCACTGGGCCGCACGGTTTCGGACCGCTACTTGTTCCTGTGCTTCCGCACCGATGGCAAGGCCACGCGCATCATCGCCGCCCGCAACATGAGCGATGGCGAGCAGCGCTTCTACGACCGCAAGTACAACGAACTCCGCTGA
- a CDS encoding CopG family antitoxin, whose translation MKPITRWSDIPEFADEEAEAIFWREHELDSRLMATSVQESDTKESTTITLRFDPRMLSRIKRIARSRFLNYQSMMKQWLAERLEDEMRKQ comes from the coding sequence ATGAAACCAATCACCCGCTGGTCCGATATCCCGGAGTTCGCCGACGAGGAGGCCGAAGCCATCTTCTGGCGCGAGCACGAACTGGATTCCCGCCTCATGGCCACCTCCGTGCAGGAGTCCGACACGAAGGAATCGACCACCATCACGCTGCGCTTCGACCCGCGCATGCTCTCCCGCATCAAGCGCATCGCCCGCTCCCGCTTCCTCAACTACCAGTCGATGATGAAGCAGTGGCTCGCCGAGCGCCTCGAGGACGAGATGCGCAAGCAGTAA
- a CDS encoding VanZ family protein, with product MRLPRHPVFWLIAWIAWGGTLWWLSSASREIPGTQDIVNFDKLCHFGYFFGGAGLFSAFVYRLRPAKPDWGTLFALCMLAGMAMGRLDEWHQMSVPNRSGNDINDFLADMTGTLCGALVFRRLHRWVG from the coding sequence ATGCGCCTGCCCCGCCATCCAGTCTTCTGGTTGATCGCGTGGATCGCCTGGGGCGGGACCCTGTGGTGGCTGTCCTCCGCGTCCCGTGAGATCCCGGGGACGCAGGACATCGTCAATTTCGACAAGCTCTGCCACTTCGGCTACTTCTTCGGCGGTGCGGGCCTGTTCTCCGCCTTCGTCTACCGCCTCCGCCCGGCCAAGCCGGACTGGGGCACCCTCTTCGCCCTCTGCATGCTCGCCGGCATGGCCATGGGCCGCCTCGACGAGTGGCACCAGATGTCCGTCCCGAACCGCTCGGGCAACGACATCAACGACTTCCTCGCCGACATGACCGGCACCCTCTGCGGCGCGTTGGTCTTCCGGCGGCTGCACCGGTGGGTGGGGTGA
- the lepB gene encoding signal peptidase I — MATVRMIKKLTWWQAFLGLLIVAFVGLLVWVRPKAYRIPTSAMEPTLQGGDTILSGRPLKSGDKLFRGSVVIFDGPKTRIKGLGGSQIKRLIALPGDRIEVLNGELTVNGIPLPTRGGEHAKPPGNAYTPAMSTPRYPLVVPEGTAFVLGDHYSNSLDSRYYGLIPIIAIERIAWARLFPMRHAGKIE; from the coding sequence ATGGCAACCGTTCGAATGATCAAGAAGCTCACTTGGTGGCAGGCTTTTCTGGGTCTCCTGATAGTGGCTTTCGTGGGCCTCCTCGTTTGGGTCCGTCCCAAAGCCTACCGCATCCCCACCAGCGCCATGGAGCCCACGCTCCAGGGAGGGGACACCATCCTATCCGGTCGCCCTTTGAAATCCGGCGACAAGCTCTTCCGAGGCTCCGTGGTGATCTTCGATGGCCCCAAAACCCGCATCAAGGGGCTCGGTGGCTCCCAGATCAAGCGGTTGATCGCCTTGCCGGGAGATCGCATCGAGGTCTTGAACGGAGAACTCACGGTCAATGGTATCCCCCTCCCCACCCGCGGAGGGGAGCACGCCAAACCACCCGGAAACGCCTACACGCCAGCGATGTCCACTCCGCGCTATCCCTTGGTGGTGCCTGAAGGAACCGCCTTTGTTTTGGGAGATCACTATTCCAACAGCCTGGACAGCCGCTACTACGGTCTCATTCCAATCATCGCGATCGAGCGAATCGCGTGGGCACGGTTGTTTCCAATGCGGCACGCGGGAAAAATCGAATAA
- the ligA gene encoding NAD-dependent DNA ligase LigA, with translation MDDLFSQTSPESRIRQLRAELAHHNRLYYTDAAPEISDAEYDKLYRELEELEAKHPEFDDPDSPTKRVGGEPIEGFQQVRHRVPMLSIDDVFELKDAEVPEAELIDFYKRLQKGLGRENVEVTIEPKIDGVAVSLLYRDGKLEYAATRGDGTTGDDITHNVRTIRSIPLSLTASIKAGTGQDVDLEVQLPYLPADGSHQSSEGHGGTFAPGTAESLGARLAHDLRGSDGADFSERLRQEAQSILEWGAETGRILDPERFLEVVSHWQELGGQSEHTVFHLAGLNRVVKFTLPPNFGAQGAEAYLRNLGASNRLFGDSIRFHGILPTDKGPAFVISQPFIKGDVPSQQEVEEWFTADGYRSIGHNRWINDATGTEIADAHVGNLIKAEDGELIPIDLQVLKEGAVKLTQEVPPLIEVRGEIFMPNEGFAAMNAERDEAGLPTFVNPRNATAGTLKQLDPKIAAKRPLRFLAHGLGAYDGPELASEDQFHDLLDALRLPRNKPVIHAAGLDAVLAAIKEIDTLRHQLDYGTDGAVVKVLARAEREKLGFTSRAPRWAAAYKFLPEQKETRLHSVTVQVGRTGVLTPVAELDPVFVSGTTVSRATLHNEEEIQRKDVRLGDTVVIEKAGEIIPAVVKVVMEKRDPASVPFSLFDHVGGKCPSCGGPITKEEGFVAWRCLNFECPAQAVSKIKQFASRKALDIEGVGETVAEALVGREMCRTPLDLFTLTEESLGALNLGTDTEPRRFGEKNAAKVIEALAAARSKPLDRWIFAMGIRQVGESAAKELSRLFSSLSELTTSELLPAIGERGLKDTWLKANPVNPKKEKLDDSEKERRKQIATEYKPRIAELTELLAPYGISPELGGVAAQSTVDYFASEAGRHVLERLHELGIDPKSDNYLPKAAEADLSALPLAGKTFVLTGTLSIDRDDMKRLIEDKGGKVSGSISAKTHFLVAGEGGGSKRTKAESLGVAVIDEETVRGMMEG, from the coding sequence ATGGACGACCTTTTCAGCCAGACTTCTCCGGAATCCCGCATCCGCCAGCTCCGCGCCGAGCTGGCCCACCACAACCGGCTCTACTACACGGATGCCGCGCCGGAGATTTCCGATGCCGAATACGACAAGCTCTACCGCGAGTTGGAGGAGTTGGAAGCGAAGCACCCGGAGTTCGACGATCCGGATTCACCCACCAAGCGCGTGGGCGGCGAGCCGATCGAGGGCTTCCAACAGGTCCGCCACCGGGTGCCGATGCTGAGCATCGACGATGTCTTCGAGCTGAAGGACGCGGAGGTGCCGGAAGCGGAGTTGATCGATTTCTACAAGCGTCTCCAGAAGGGCCTCGGGCGTGAAAACGTCGAGGTCACCATCGAGCCGAAAATCGACGGCGTGGCGGTGTCCCTGCTCTATCGCGACGGCAAACTGGAATACGCCGCCACCCGCGGCGACGGCACGACCGGCGACGACATCACCCACAACGTGCGGACGATCCGCAGCATCCCGCTTTCGCTGACCGCCAGCATCAAGGCCGGAACCGGGCAGGACGTTGACTTGGAGGTCCAGCTCCCTTACCTTCCCGCCGATGGAAGCCACCAATCAAGCGAAGGCCATGGCGGAACGTTTGCACCGGGCACGGCAGAAAGCCTCGGAGCAAGGCTCGCGCATGACCTCCGCGGAAGCGATGGCGCAGATTTTTCGGAACGGCTCAGACAGGAAGCCCAATCCATTCTTGAATGGGGAGCTGAAACTGGCCGCATCCTCGACCCGGAGCGCTTCCTCGAAGTCGTAAGCCACTGGCAGGAACTCGGAGGCCAGTCCGAGCACACGGTATTCCATTTGGCCGGCCTGAACCGGGTGGTGAAGTTCACCCTCCCCCCGAACTTCGGAGCCCAAGGCGCAGAGGCGTATTTGAGAAACCTGGGAGCGAGCAACCGGCTCTTCGGGGATAGTATCCGCTTCCACGGGATCCTACCCACCGACAAGGGACCCGCATTCGTCATTTCCCAGCCTTTCATCAAAGGGGATGTACCGTCCCAGCAGGAAGTCGAGGAATGGTTCACGGCCGACGGCTACCGGTCGATCGGCCACAATAGGTGGATCAACGATGCAACCGGCACGGAGATCGCGGATGCCCATGTTGGAAACCTGATCAAGGCCGAAGACGGGGAGCTTATCCCCATCGATCTCCAGGTTCTGAAGGAGGGAGCGGTCAAACTGACTCAGGAAGTCCCCCCTCTCATCGAAGTCCGCGGCGAGATCTTCATGCCGAATGAGGGCTTCGCGGCGATGAACGCGGAGCGCGACGAGGCCGGGCTGCCGACCTTCGTCAACCCGCGCAACGCCACCGCGGGCACCTTGAAGCAGCTCGATCCGAAGATCGCGGCGAAGCGCCCGCTGCGGTTCCTGGCCCACGGGCTCGGTGCCTATGACGGTCCCGAGCTGGCGAGCGAAGACCAGTTCCACGACCTCCTCGACGCGCTGCGCCTCCCGCGCAACAAGCCGGTGATCCACGCGGCCGGCCTCGATGCCGTGCTCGCCGCCATCAAGGAGATCGACACGCTGCGCCACCAGCTCGACTACGGCACCGATGGCGCGGTGGTGAAGGTGCTGGCCCGCGCCGAGCGGGAAAAACTTGGCTTCACTTCGCGCGCGCCGCGCTGGGCCGCCGCTTACAAGTTCCTGCCGGAGCAGAAGGAAACCCGCCTCCATTCCGTCACCGTGCAGGTCGGCCGCACCGGCGTGCTCACCCCCGTGGCGGAGCTCGATCCGGTGTTCGTGTCCGGCACCACCGTCTCCCGCGCCACCCTCCACAACGAGGAGGAGATCCAGCGCAAGGACGTCCGCCTCGGCGACACGGTGGTCATTGAGAAAGCCGGCGAGATCATCCCCGCGGTGGTGAAGGTGGTGATGGAGAAACGCGATCCCGCGTCGGTGCCGTTCTCGCTCTTCGACCACGTCGGCGGCAAGTGCCCGTCCTGCGGCGGACCAATCACCAAGGAGGAAGGATTCGTGGCGTGGCGCTGCCTGAACTTCGAGTGCCCCGCACAGGCGGTTTCGAAGATCAAGCAGTTTGCCTCCCGCAAGGCGCTGGACATCGAGGGCGTCGGTGAAACGGTGGCCGAAGCCCTCGTTGGCCGGGAAATGTGCCGCACGCCGCTCGACCTCTTCACCCTCACCGAGGAGTCGCTGGGCGCCCTGAACCTCGGCACCGACACCGAGCCGCGCCGTTTCGGCGAGAAGAACGCCGCGAAGGTGATCGAGGCGCTGGCTGCCGCGCGCTCGAAACCGCTCGACCGCTGGATCTTCGCCATGGGCATCCGCCAGGTCGGCGAATCCGCAGCCAAGGAACTGTCCCGTTTGTTCTCCAGCCTGAGCGAGCTCACCACCTCGGAGTTGCTGCCCGCGATCGGCGAGCGCGGTTTGAAGGACACCTGGCTGAAGGCCAATCCGGTGAACCCGAAAAAGGAAAAGCTGGACGACTCGGAGAAGGAACGTCGCAAGCAGATCGCCACGGAATACAAACCACGCATCGCTGAACTGACGGAACTGCTCGCGCCCTACGGCATCAGCCCGGAGCTGGGCGGCGTGGCGGCCCAGAGCACGGTGGACTATTTCGCCTCCGAGGCGGGTCGCCATGTGTTGGAGCGCCTGCACGAACTGGGCATCGATCCGAAATCGGACAATTACCTGCCGAAGGCGGCCGAGGCCGACCTTTCCGCGCTACCGCTGGCGGGCAAGACCTTCGTTCTCACCGGCACGCTCAGCATCGACCGCGATGACATGAAGCGCCTGATCGAGGACAAGGGCGGCAAGGTTTCCGGCTCGATCTCGGCGAAGACCCATTTCCTCGTCGCCGGGGAAGGCGGCGGCTCGAAGCGCACCAAGGCGGAATCGCTCGGCGTGGCGGTGATCGACGAGGAAACCGTGCGCGGGATGATGGAAGGCTGA
- a CDS encoding response regulator transcription factor, whose translation MRVLYVEDSESLRRTVRRALVHAGHAVDVAADGESGLEAAELNDYEVIVLDVMMPKLDGLALLKHLRAARKNVHVLLLTARDTVEDRVTGLREGADDYLVKPFALEELLARVDALGRRLRGDKSSLLELGPMTVDFHKKKLALDGKDIDLTPREWRLFECLVHRRGQVVSRTEIEERIYDERVEPMSNVVDTAVYGLRRKLGRDCIHTRRGLGYVLEVPAS comes from the coding sequence GTGCGCGTCCTTTACGTCGAAGATTCCGAAAGCCTCCGCCGCACGGTGAGGAGGGCGCTGGTGCATGCCGGCCACGCGGTGGATGTGGCTGCGGATGGGGAAAGCGGCCTGGAAGCCGCGGAGCTGAACGATTACGAGGTGATCGTGCTGGACGTGATGATGCCGAAGCTCGACGGACTCGCCCTGCTGAAGCACCTGCGGGCGGCACGAAAGAACGTCCATGTCCTGCTGCTGACCGCCCGTGATACGGTGGAGGACCGGGTGACCGGTCTGCGGGAAGGGGCGGACGATTACCTGGTGAAACCCTTCGCCCTGGAGGAACTGCTTGCCCGTGTGGACGCACTGGGACGGCGCCTGCGGGGGGACAAGTCGAGCCTGCTGGAACTCGGGCCCATGACCGTGGATTTCCACAAAAAAAAGCTCGCCCTGGATGGAAAAGACATCGACCTGACCCCCCGCGAGTGGCGCTTGTTCGAGTGCCTGGTCCACCGCCGCGGGCAGGTGGTGTCCCGTACCGAGATCGAGGAACGGATCTACGATGAACGGGTGGAGCCGATGAGCAACGTGGTGGACACCGCGGTTTATGGCCTGCGCCGGAAGCTCGGCCGGGATTGCATCCACACGCGCCGCGGCCTTGGATACGTGCTGGAAGTTCCCGCGTCATGA
- a CDS encoding ATP-binding protein: MNSLRFKLTLRFLVGGMVLLGIAALVFEWSMRVALTRDFDSSLSLTLETLRPFVEEENGKVRMDSDVKEMPEFNQSKGSAVHFLLVDGVEVSRSKSLGNSRVFVSLPADQTSASFDARLGDGRKFRFLARALPTVEGQRPVLVVGRYQKPLEHTLENLGESLMTAACASLAMLAALVWWSVRGGLRPLNRLVVEIDAVKAESLGTRFASTPLPAELRPIAERLNELLARLEAAFAREKRFTANVAHELRTPLAELRALAEVSLMAPADTPEESAACWRDVKDVSGHMEALALRLLELARAENPALAIQRSEVNPAALLDQIWKRHAARAAERGITLQQGIPESLVLESDPVLLEMALSNLCGNAVQHAPEHSLLRVAADEHTIRFLNPAPALSPNDLPHLFERFWRKDASRTDRRHHGLGLALAAETAVLLGGRLEARLTGQGELEMSIHLP; this comes from the coding sequence ATGAATTCGCTGCGGTTCAAGCTGACCCTCCGGTTTCTCGTCGGCGGCATGGTGCTGCTGGGGATCGCGGCGCTGGTCTTCGAGTGGAGCATGCGGGTGGCACTCACCCGGGATTTCGATTCCTCCCTCTCCCTGACGCTCGAGACCCTGCGCCCCTTCGTGGAGGAGGAGAACGGCAAGGTGCGGATGGATTCCGACGTGAAGGAGATGCCGGAGTTCAACCAGTCCAAGGGCAGCGCCGTGCATTTCCTATTGGTAGACGGGGTGGAGGTCTCGCGGTCCAAGTCGCTGGGAAACTCGCGGGTATTCGTGTCCCTGCCAGCCGACCAAACCTCCGCGTCATTCGATGCGCGCTTGGGGGACGGGCGCAAGTTCCGCTTCCTGGCGCGGGCCTTGCCGACCGTCGAAGGCCAGCGTCCGGTGCTGGTGGTGGGGCGCTATCAAAAGCCCCTCGAACACACCTTGGAGAACCTCGGCGAAAGCCTGATGACTGCCGCCTGCGCCAGTCTGGCGATGCTGGCCGCGCTGGTGTGGTGGAGCGTCCGCGGCGGACTCAGGCCCCTCAACCGGCTGGTGGTGGAAATCGACGCGGTCAAGGCCGAGTCGCTTGGCACCCGGTTCGCGTCCACTCCCCTGCCCGCCGAGCTGCGCCCCATCGCGGAACGTCTGAATGAACTCCTGGCCCGACTGGAAGCGGCCTTCGCCCGCGAGAAACGTTTCACCGCGAACGTGGCCCATGAACTCCGCACGCCCTTGGCGGAACTGCGCGCGCTCGCCGAGGTGAGCCTCATGGCCCCGGCCGACACACCGGAAGAAAGCGCCGCCTGCTGGCGGGACGTGAAGGACGTGTCCGGACACATGGAAGCTCTCGCGCTCCGCTTGTTGGAACTCGCCCGGGCGGAAAACCCGGCACTCGCGATCCAGCGAAGCGAGGTGAATCCCGCCGCCCTTCTCGATCAGATCTGGAAGCGCCATGCCGCACGGGCCGCCGAACGGGGGATCACCTTGCAGCAAGGGATTCCGGAAAGCCTGGTGCTCGAAAGCGATCCGGTGCTGCTGGAAATGGCGCTTTCCAATCTCTGTGGCAACGCGGTGCAGCACGCACCGGAACACTCCCTGCTGCGCGTGGCGGCGGACGAGCACACCATCCGCTTCCTCAATCCGGCACCGGCACTTTCGCCGAACGACCTGCCGCACCTCTTCGAGCGTTTCTGGCGCAAGGATGCCTCCCGCACCGACCGCCGCCACCACGGGCTCGGCCTGGCTCTAGCCGCGGAAACCGCAGTCCTATTAGGGGGGCGCCTCGAAGCCCGGCTAACGGGACAGGGTGAGCTGGAAATGAGCATCCATCTCCCCTGA